Within Brachyhypopomus gauderio isolate BG-103 chromosome 4, BGAUD_0.2, whole genome shotgun sequence, the genomic segment TCGGCGTCTGCGACGGGCGAGCGGCACCCTGTGGACGCAGACTCTCTGGCCGTGCCAATGGACCTGCTGAGCGTGTCCAGCCCCGCACCCAGCCGCACCCCCAACCGCACACCTACTCGGACCCCAAGCAGAACCCCGAGCCGCTCTCCCAGCCTGAACCGCAAGCAGTCCGTCTGGATGAGCCGGGATGAGCCATACTCCTACGAGTCCAACCAGAGAGATCCTTCACCTTCCCCCAATCCTCACCAGCTCAGGAGCCAGTGCAGCATCCGGAGCCCTTATCCCAGCTCTCCGAACCAGCCTGCCAAGGTGGTGAGCCCTCCGGAGACCTGGCACAAGGAGCCGCCGGGCAGCAACCCCAAAAAGCCCCCCGTCATGGCCGCCCTGAGGGGTCACTCGTTCAACGAGAATTGGATGCACCACGGGCAGGACCCCGAGTTCCATCCTCCCAAGCTCAAGATGCAGATGAGTTTCAGCGAGGCGTCGAGCCGCGGAGCCGGCTTCTTGGACAAGCGCAGTGTCAGCGTGCAGGGCTTCCCCAGAGATCTGCGTCCACCACTGCTGAGGAGCAGACACCACGTGGGCCCCAGCTTTGGTGAACTGACACCCCTAGAGCAAACCCCACGAGGGTCCGTGGACTCACTGGCCCTTTCCTACGCCACAGGtatacacacttcacacacaggtATACAAACTTCTTTTTTTGAAAGGAGCAATCCCTTCTTTTTACCATTGCTTCTCTGTTGTCAAGGTAATCAATGTTTCCAAGGTTAATAACATCTGCTTGTTTTGAATTCTTTATTTCTCTAGCGGGGAACTCTTTGGACGGGACAACCAGGCGCCAGGAGCACCTCTCTCGATTCTCAATGCCTGACTTGAGCAAGGACTCTGGAGTAAACGTGTCCGAGAAAAGCGCCATGGGAACCCTGAACTCCTCCATGCAGTTCCGCAGCACCGAATCCCTGACGTCGGCCCCAAGACCCCTCGCTGATCTGGGCATGCCCGTCCGGCTGAGGTACCCCCCTCCTCTCTACTGGGACTCTCCACGAGGAATGAGCTTCGAGGAGCAGGTCAAAGGGCACCTGGGCCTGGCAGGCAGCATGGGCAACGTTCACGTGGTGACCCCGCGTCCACGCCGCGCCAACACGCAGGACTCCCCTCGGCAGCAGCCGCGGGCCAGGCAGCACCACCACCGGAAAAGCCACAAGGGTCACAGGGGTCACCACCGTTCACGCCGCTCCCGCTCCGACAACGCCCTCCACCTGGCCGCTGAGAGCCAGGGCTACCCCAGCGACCCCGTCCAGAGGTTCCGCGACGACTTCCAGCGACCACCCTCATCCAGGATGGTGCGGGACCCCTTCGGAGGGAACTACGCATACAGGCAGCAGTTCTTCAGGCCTTGTCCCCGGACGACCTCCGACCTGACCCTGCAGGACCCCGGGGGCCCAAGGCTTGGCCAGTACCTGGGCAGGTACGGGGAGCTGGCTGAGGATGAAGACCACTTTTGCTCCACTTGCTCGTCTTCTTCGGAAGCATCCGACGACGAAGGC encodes:
- the prickle2a gene encoding LOW QUALITY PROTEIN: prickle-like protein 2 (The sequence of the model RefSeq protein was modified relative to this genomic sequence to represent the inferred CDS: deleted 1 base in 1 codon) — its product is MMALDMERTVSKLMFDFQRNSTSDDDSGCALEEYAWVPPGLKPEQVHQYYSFLPEDKVPYVNSIGEKHRLKQLLQQLPPHDNEVRYCNSLDEEEKRELKIFSNQRKRDNLGRGTVRPLPLTITSAVCQQCGGQINGGDIAVFASRVAHGLCWHPHCFVCCMCSELLVDLIYFHQDGKIYCGRHHAEHLKPRCSACDEIIFADECTEAEGRHWHMRHFCCYECAAPLGGQRYIMREGRPHCCTCFESLYAEYCDACGKHIGIDQGQMAYEGQHWHATEECFSCARCRQSLLGRPFLPKQGLIYCSRLCSQGEEPDLSDSSDSAFQSARSRQSRRSARIGKQGTKNKAEGGRQQSTGSASATGERHPVDADSLAVPMDLLSVSSPAPSRTPNRTPTRTPSRTPSRSPSLNRKQSVWMSRDEPYSYESNQRDPSPSPNPHQLRSQCSIRSPYPSSPNQPAKVVSPPETWHKEPPGSNPKKPPVMAALRGHSFNENWMHHGQDPEFHPPKLKMQMSFSEASSRGAGFLDKRSVSVQGFPRDLRPPLLRSRHHVGPSFGELTPLEQTPRGSVDSLALSYATAGNSLDGTTRRQEHLSRFSMPDLSKDSGVNVSEKSAMGTLNSSMQFRSTESLTSAPRPLADLGMPVRLRYPPPLYWDSPRGMSFEEQVKGHLGLAGSMGNVHVVTPRPRRANTQDSPRQQPRARQHHHRKSHKGHRGHHRSRRSRSDNALHLAAESQGYPSDPVQRFRDDFQRPPSSRMVRDPFGGNYAYRQQFFRPCPRTTSDLTLQDPGGPRLGQYLGRYGELAEDEDHFCSTCSSSSEASDDEGYFMGEPIPRPVQIRYLDNEELRHRYSPTLMSGHSQLHTRKRRKSKNCIIS